The Siniperca chuatsi isolate FFG_IHB_CAS linkage group LG17, ASM2008510v1, whole genome shotgun sequence genomic sequence ATTTTTTGTCAGAACAGAAATATGCAGTTGAAACACAGAGGTTCTTTTAATGGTTACAATGACACAGGCTCATAGTTCGATTCTTTGGAGATAACCTTGCAACTGCTGCTACAAcccttagtgtgtgtgtgtgtatgaatatacagtatacttaaTTGGTTTACTTTTTTTAGTACACCTGCTTTTATTAAAACagtaatgttaattaaaaagtCATGTTAGGATCTGTGAACTTGCCAATAAAAGGTGCTTATACAAGAGTTGGGTCTTAAGTtgaaacagaaggagaaagaacaGCATCATAAAGACACTGCCAAAAGAATTTAAACTATGTTGGAGCACAGtggttttcattaaaaaaaaaaaaaaagtatcatgAAAGTGTGAAGAACTccaattaaaaagacaaatctaCAGCATGCTGTGTCCTTGTGCGATTAATGcaatagtctgacattttgggaaatacgctaaATAGCTTTCTTGCCCAGAATTAAACCAAATGATTGATACCGCTCATATGTCTGCCTGTCTCTATGTATGTATGGGGGAAacatctagcctggctctgtccaaaaggtaccaaaatccacctaccagtaCCTGTACAGCCGCATAGTTACcgtacagaaatgagagtggtatcaatgtgCTCATTTAACTCTGGGCAAGACAGCAAACATATTTCACAGaatgttgaactactcctttaagtCCAAGGCAATTTCCAATGGTATCCAGGTCAATTCCAATAAAATTCAAAGTCCAAACATTATTTGggcacttgaatagaacagagcaattattaatgttgttagtaacacctgtatttttcctactatgacaagtcaaaatgtctgctgtgaaaaaaggccTATAGCATTCATCTTGTATCCAGTCCCTGACTGGATGGGTACAGTGACTGGAGCAGAAGGAGTCTCAGTCATAAAAACCTGAGTGAACACCTCCACTTTCAACCTCTCTTTTTCTGCAGACCAGCAGACCCATGTTAACCTCATATTATACTTTTCACCAGATTCAAGACAATTCATCTTttagaaaacagaaatggagacaaaacaaatggaaatgGAATCAAAGAGAAACAGGAATACAACACCAGTGAGAAGACGGCGGTTCTTACCTCCTTGGCCAGTTTGCAGGCTTTCTCAGGTGAGTTGACAATCTCGTAGTAGAAGACAGAGAAGTTAAGAGCGAGGCCTAGGCGGATGGGATGTGTAGGCTGCATTTCTTGGTTACTGATATCCAAGGCCTTCTGGTAGGCTTCCTGTGAGCTAGTGATGATGGCTACACATAGGAAGACAGACCAATCAGGAAGCAGATATTTCAAATGGGAAAACAAGACTTGAGGTTTGTTCACATTACTTTGTAACTGCCCTGGATTGGTGTACACACCACTGTGCATGTTACTGCTTCTCAGACTTCTTTCTGATAATCACAACCATCCGTGCCAATATTCATACATACTGaggatataaaaacagaaatttaacaGCCTGCATACAGTTGAACTCCTATAAACATGACATCCAAGCCCTGCTTGTGCGCCAAACTGTCTAGTAGGGCTGCAGTTAATCATTATTTTGACTAAcagttaatctgctgattattttctcaattaatcatttggtcaaaTGTCGGAAAAGAAAATGCCCGTCACAATTTCCCTCAAccccaaggtgatgtcattaaattgtttgtttttttccaaccaacagtttactgtcacatgaGACAAGCAAAAGCACCGAATCCTCCCAACTGAGAAGCTAAAAACCCattaatgtttgtcatttttacaagaaaaacaGGATTGCAAATATACTGCTGAAAGACATTGTTTGACTGACAACACAATCTGAaattgaggggaaaaaaatgaaaataaacatcacTTAGGCAGTTCGGGTTTCCACAGCAATCAAAGAAACTCTAGAAATGCCTCCCAGCCACCAGTAGCAGCCAACACCCTGGTTGCCATGACAACCCAGCAGTAAGCATTCGCCTGCATTTCAGCTGACAGTTGTAGGTCAAGGACGGGGAGGGTGTCAGTATTATGGCCACAAACAACACATGAAGTAATCCTGGTCATCAGAGGATTTTGAAGGACCATTAATCAGCACACATTCGTCCCATCCTCCAACAGATGTGTGACTATTGCCATAGAAACAAAGGGCTGGAtcacacagcagtgtgtgtttttagcagTAGGTGGCagcatttgaattttttttattttatttttttatgtttggtgTGTCTTGCATACTGCTCAGGGACCCTGAGCATGATAATCTCCTTGTGCCGTCTGATTTCCTAATAGCAGTGATTGCAcgagagatggatggagaggcTATTAGCAATgtatgacaagaaaaaaaacccttcaAAATGACTGCAACTGTTACAGAACACACAGAGGTCTGCTTTACTTACCATTCTTGTTCTCTTCAGTGGCCACCTCAGCCAGGTAGCGGTAGTAGTCTCCCTTCATCTTCAGGTAGAAGACTTTGCTGTCAGCAGGCTTGGCATTGGGGATCAGATGTTTGTCAAGCAGGTCCTGCAAGTCAAAGTGTGCAACGTCAGTGTTGAAATGTGTGGAACTCAAGACACAACTGCACTAGCAGTTACAAGTCAGTTCATGAGAGAACAAAACATTGGCACAAGTATTTGGAGAGGTACGTTTAAGTGTGCAACCTGAACCTTGTGACCAAATAGTCAGCATATCTGCTTTGAAGGACAGCCCCATTCTCACTGTTGCAGGCTGCTCATTTCCTGCATTCCTTTAACATCATTGTCAGTCGTTTTCTAGGTCTTTCTTCATGCTATTTTCACCTCATATCTATTGATTTGTTGAGGTAAAGATTTTGAAATaacactgtataaataaaactaaagaaagaaagatgacaACATACAGACTATAGCGTGCAGAGCAGCAGAAccattttgctttgttttgtcttgtgacTGACAGAGGGTGTATCCTAGGGGTGTCACAATTTTGATTCTAAAATCGGGGACAATAGGGATTAGAAATTCTAATCCTGGTGTCTTTTTGCAGGTGAGAAAACTCAAGCCGTTGTCGTCAAGTACCCTTCTGCCATCTAGTGACTCttgttttgttagtgtttgttattacatttaataataaacacgcatatcagttttatttttatttcacatttgatgCCCTGTAGGTtatctttttaaagaagaatttGAAGATGAAAAAGTTTAACAATGGCATAGCCGTCAGtgctgaaaaaacaaatttcaaatCGAAAATTGTATCGAATTGTGACGTTAAAATCGAAAGTCAAATCGAATCGTGGATTTGGAGAATCGTGACACCCCTAGTGTATGCTTGTGTGATTtcaagtcagaaaaaaagatatCATAAATAAGAGTCCCACTCTTGTCCATCAGGTACaatattatatttaacattaaacAAAGCCTctctggaaataaaaaaatatgtatcacCATATACTCTGATACAACTTTGCAAAATACACAGCCTCCTGTTCAAAATGTGTAAGAGGTCTCTGAAGTTCTGGGAGTGAATGAGCCCAACGGGTGTGAGAGGTTGATAGTGGAGCATGTTTGAAAGGGATAagaaatcttttttgttttgtttttttttttaaatgcagaaactCACTTAGGAGTTTACATTTACAGGTTTGTGTCTTGGAGTGGCAGTGAATGTGCGAATACAGGCTGTATCCATCTGTATGATATTCAAACATCTTTTGGGCCAGGGGCCCCTTCATTGGCTTAAAGCATCACCAGTCATGGTAGGATGATTTCAAACACGATACTTATTTTCCTGGTTACTGAGGGTACAATGGCACATATATTGGACATACACAGAGATGAACTGTGACTCAAGCAAAGCAATATTAAGCTAGACAAGCTGTTACATGCTCAGAACAGAGATGAATTCTTCCCACATTTTTCTCCCCAAATTTGAGATGTCCAGAAACCCATGCACTACAGTCCTGGTCTCTGTTAGATCCCTGTTAGCTTAAGGTTTACACTGTCCCCACTTAGATCCCTATCATTCCCTTAGCACACTCACTGGCTTTCCATTGAAGAACACTGTTCTGTGTGTACCCCACAACTGGGTACCAGACTCCAAGATGGtgctcatttaatttcattctcCCTGCCTCTGCCTTCTTGGTCCTGCGCGTCCCAAAGACTTTACATTGGGATAATGTCAGGCACAAGCTCTGGGAAGGTTTAGCATATAAAACCTTCATGGTATGAAAATTTCATGATGCGAGGAGTGATAactaggggtgggcgatatatGGCCAAATTCTTCTATCATGGTATATGTAATTGTATAATCACAGTAACAGTATATATCACGATACAGTAATTGttgtgtaaattcaattaagaaatgGTTACAACGCATGCCACATGGCTTTACCATGTCCACATGACAGAAGTCGCACCCCTTTCAGTAACAAGTTCTTCTCCCTCATCTTGGGTTGTTTGGGATGCCCCCgctccatgttttcttgtcactctctGCTTCTGCGGCGGTTGGCAAACCAGCTTAAAGGTGCATCACCGCCACCAATAGTCACTCTCATGTCATGTGAGAACGTGGTAAGCAGTCCTGCCGTCCAAATCACGTTACCTTGCGAGGCAGCTGTATTCGCAAGACCACGAGAgaatccagccctgatttgcTACATAGCCTGCCCCGAATATATAGCAGAGACACTAAGGGATAGCTCTCAACCCTATTAATAACTGACCTTATTTGCAGTTTGGGGTGTTCTGTTAAGTGTTTTACAGACTTTTATAATGGCAATCTATAGGGAAAATGTTTTATGGGCCACAGAGGATTTTTGTTGCAGTGTAGCGATTGGTTGCTGGGTTAAATTGTCCGCAACAATTCTAGCTCTCTTGATACATGGTCAGGCCAGAAGCACTGGTGGCTGAGTATTTTTCTTCTGTGCCACATGGcgtagagaaaaaaaaaaatatatatatggttTCAAACTGGAATCACTTCTTAGTTCCACTATATAGCTATATATATAGCTGTCCCTGTAGCTATAGTTTTCACTGTTGATTTCCACATTGcaacttttgacattttaataactAAGTGGAGTGCTTCCTTTGAATACTTGCTTCTCACCTTCTGTCCCTCCCTCAGCTGAAGATTATTGAAGTTCTAATGCtcactagaaaacagccatctCCCTCTATACCACCTGAATCTTTACTTTGTTGCACCTCTCATTGTCTTCCCATCCATCAATATTGATTCAAGCATTTACTCTCTTCACTCTCTTCCACCTATCCATCCCTTTTGCCCCTCTCCACTGTCTCTGCTACTTACCAGTACTTCATTGCAGATGTCATTCAGCTCCTTCTCGATCTTTATTCTGTACTCCTTGGCCTGCTCTGTCTTCCCACTGTCATCAGACTTCTGCTCCATGCTGGACACCACCCTCCAAGAGGACCTCCTAGCCCCCACCACATTCTTGTAGGCAACAGAGAGCAGGTTACGCTCCTCGTTGCTGAGCTCCGAGCCCTCCTCTGTAACAGCCTTCATGGCTGAGGCCATGTCATCATAGCGCTCAGCCTGCTCGGCCAGTTTGGCTTTCTGTACCTGCTCCTCCCTGTCTGGCATGGCTCCTGTGTGGGCTGAGGAAGGAAGGATAGTGGAGATGGAGTCAggaaggacaaaacaaaagggGACAGGAGACGGATTAGGAAGACAGGAGCGTTGGGGGAGGGCAGGAACaaggggagaaaaagaggagcaACATGACGGGGAAGGGGGAGGGGATTTGATGTTTTAACTTGAATGAAGGAGGACTACAGTGCATGTGAACGTGTTGTCCTTCCTGCAGAACCTGATTTCTCAGAGAAACCTGGTTTCTGgtatgcatgtaaatgtacatttgaACAGCAGTTAACAGGGCATAAAGACTGAGTACTCTCTAATATAGTTGGAGAATATTACATGGACAAAAAGTCCATGTCACAAACATTTGGTACAGTGGTCAGTATCACATTATGTTCTGCTATAAACCTATTAGTCTCTCACAATGCCTGGGGTTAGGTTACTAAGTGTGTCTTGGGTGTGTGCATACCAGCTTTTTTCAAGTGGTTTTTAGATTTCAACCAGCTTTGGCTTATCTGGCACAGAC encodes the following:
- the LOC122864119 gene encoding 14-3-3 protein zeta-like, producing MPDREEQVQKAKLAEQAERYDDMASAMKAVTEEGSELSNEERNLLSVAYKNVVGARRSSWRVVSSMEQKSDDSGKTEQAKEYRIKIEKELNDICNEVLDLLDKHLIPNAKPADSKVFYLKMKGDYYRYLAEVATEENKNAIITSSQEAYQKALDISNQEMQPTHPIRLGLALNFSVFYYEIVNSPEKACKLAKEAFDEAIAMLDSLNSDSYKDSTLIMQLLRDNLTLWMSDSQGEGEETEQAAEKN